The following are encoded in a window of Rissa tridactyla isolate bRisTri1 chromosome 3, bRisTri1.patW.cur.20221130, whole genome shotgun sequence genomic DNA:
- the LOC128907409 gene encoding LOW QUALITY PROTEIN: gallinacin-1-like (The sequence of the model RefSeq protein was modified relative to this genomic sequence to represent the inferred CDS: deleted 1 base in 1 codon; substituted 2 bases at 2 genomic stop codons), whose product MRILYLLFPFFLLLVQGAAGSSLAPGNKKECQRQKGFCGFLKCPFPFIVNGKCSRFFFCCKNIWGXDXTLQAGRPPHFWLLDPSPDVLSPPCLCRPQVL is encoded by the exons ATGCGGATCCTGTACCTGCTCTTCCCATTCTTCCTTCTCTTGGTCCAGGGTGCTGCAG GGTCCTCCCTGGCTCCAGGAAATAAGAAAGAATGTCAACGACAAAAAGGCTTCTGTGGATTTCTGAAGTGCCCTTTCCCCTTTATTGTCAATGGGAAATGCTcaaggtttttcttttgctgcaaaAA CATCTGGGGTTGAGAC TGAACTCTGCAAGCTGGACGTCCCCCTCACTTCTGGCTCCTGGACCCATCTCCTGatgtcctctcccctccctgcctctgccgtCCCCAGGTGCTGTGA